One segment of Deltaproteobacteria bacterium DNA contains the following:
- a CDS encoding sulfoacetaldehyde acetyltransferase (catalyzes the formation of acetyl phosphate and sulfite from 2-sulfoacetaldehyde; is active when grown on taurine as a sole carbon source), with translation RAERAATIAREKQRWTEERASWDHEQDAWSVREMRGSAYLHPRQVLRELEAALPEGAMVSTDIGNICQIANSYLRFERPRSMFGAMMFGNCGYAFPAMIGCKAAAPERPAICYVGDGAWGMSFGELLTCVREKLPVTAVVFNNQQWGAEKKNQVDFYDDRFVGVNLENPSWANVARSLGAHGVTIEKLSDVGHALRDACAAQRDGRTTVLEIMVTRELGDPFRRDALKPPVRHLAKYAALNAKKA, from the coding sequence CGCGCGCCGAGCGCGCCGCCACGATCGCGCGCGAGAAGCAGCGCTGGACCGAGGAGCGCGCGAGCTGGGATCACGAGCAGGACGCGTGGAGCGTGCGCGAGATGCGCGGCTCCGCGTATCTGCACCCGCGTCAGGTGCTGCGCGAGCTCGAGGCTGCGCTGCCGGAGGGCGCGATGGTCAGCACCGACATCGGCAACATCTGCCAGATCGCGAACTCGTATCTGCGCTTCGAACGCCCGCGCTCGATGTTCGGCGCGATGATGTTCGGCAACTGCGGCTACGCGTTCCCCGCGATGATCGGCTGCAAGGCCGCGGCGCCCGAGCGCCCCGCGATTTGTTACGTCGGAGACGGCGCGTGGGGCATGAGCTTCGGCGAGCTGCTCACCTGCGTGCGCGAGAAGCTCCCGGTCACCGCGGTCGTGTTCAACAACCAGCAGTGGGGCGCGGAGAAGAAGAACCAGGTCGACTTCTACGACGACCGCTTCGTGGGCGTGAACCTCGAGAACCCGAGCTGGGCGAACGTGGCGCGCTCGCTCGGCGCCCACGGCGTCACGATCGAGAAGCTCTCCGACGTCGGCCACGCGCTCCGCGACGCCTGCGCGGCGCAGCGCGACGGCCGCACGACCGTGCTCGAGATCATGGTCACGCGCGAGCTCGGCGACCCATTCCGCCGCGACGCGCTGAAGCCGCCGGTGCGCCACCTCGCGAA